The following are encoded together in the Thiobacillus sp. SCUT-2 genome:
- a CDS encoding ribonuclease catalytic domain-containing protein: MHVIFEEDGHFKAGSILSETEATAQVEAASGKRSKIKTANILLRFSAPAPHDVMSEAETLAAELDADFLWEAAGSDEFGFEQLAQEYYGHAPHPAESVALLLKLHASPIYFHKRGKGRYRPAPAETLAAAKAGMEKKRIAAERQAHLAAELAAFRLPPEYASLIPRILIAPDKNTLEYKALEDAAASTGLSQLRLIERCGAIPSTLEFHMATFLLEYFPRGTGFAPVTEPIDPPELPKSNVRAFSMDDEATTEIDDALSVEWRDDGTIRVGIHIAAPALGIAPGSELDRVARERLSTVYYPGDKITMLPETLIHHYTLGERHDCPALSLYVDVAPDLRVLGTETKLEMVHIADNLRHETLEVEFNAGTLRNPDFPDYPYRRELEWLHDFAIVLEAGRGKADTIERVDYSFKLDGERIRIEPRKRGSPIDKVVSELMIFANAHWGGWLAEKRVPGIYRAQANGKTRMTTAPDPHQGLGVDQYAWSTSPLRRYVDLVNQRQLVSLVQGTDPVYPPRSEQLFATVRDFELAYDAYNDFQRRLERYWMLRWLIQENVHEVTASVIREDLVRFDTLPMVTRAPSVMGVVPGSRVRLAVSNIDLLDISFHAEYLETVASPPDSAAGVS, translated from the coding sequence ATCAAGACTGCCAACATCCTGCTGCGCTTCAGCGCGCCTGCACCGCATGACGTGATGAGCGAGGCGGAGACGCTCGCCGCCGAGCTCGACGCCGACTTCCTGTGGGAGGCGGCCGGCAGCGACGAGTTCGGCTTCGAGCAACTGGCGCAGGAGTATTACGGCCACGCGCCGCACCCGGCCGAGTCGGTCGCGCTGCTGCTCAAGCTGCATGCTTCGCCGATCTATTTCCACAAGCGCGGCAAGGGCCGCTACCGCCCGGCTCCCGCCGAGACGCTGGCGGCCGCCAAGGCCGGGATGGAGAAGAAGCGCATCGCGGCCGAACGGCAGGCGCACCTCGCGGCGGAACTGGCGGCCTTCCGCCTGCCGCCGGAATATGCCTCGCTGATCCCGCGCATCCTCATCGCGCCCGACAAGAACACGCTCGAATACAAGGCCCTGGAGGACGCGGCCGCCAGCACCGGACTGTCCCAGCTGCGGCTGATCGAACGCTGCGGCGCGATCCCGTCGACGCTCGAGTTCCACATGGCGACCTTCCTGCTGGAATATTTCCCGCGCGGCACCGGCTTCGCCCCCGTTACCGAGCCGATCGATCCCCCCGAGTTGCCGAAGAGCAACGTGCGCGCCTTCTCGATGGACGACGAGGCGACGACCGAGATCGACGACGCGCTGTCGGTCGAGTGGCGCGACGACGGCACGATCCGCGTCGGCATCCACATCGCGGCGCCGGCGCTCGGCATTGCGCCCGGCTCCGAGCTCGATCGGGTCGCACGCGAGCGGTTGTCGACCGTGTACTACCCTGGCGACAAGATCACCATGCTGCCGGAGACGCTGATCCACCACTACACGCTGGGCGAACGACACGACTGCCCGGCGCTCTCGCTCTACGTGGATGTGGCGCCCGACCTGCGCGTGCTCGGCACCGAAACGAAGCTCGAAATGGTGCACATCGCCGACAACCTGCGCCACGAAACGCTGGAAGTCGAGTTCAATGCGGGCACGCTGCGGAATCCCGATTTTCCGGACTATCCCTACCGCCGCGAGCTCGAGTGGCTGCACGACTTCGCGATCGTGCTCGAGGCGGGGCGCGGCAAGGCCGACACGATCGAGCGCGTCGACTACAGCTTCAAGCTCGACGGCGAGCGCATCCGCATCGAGCCGCGCAAGCGCGGCAGCCCGATCGACAAGGTGGTGTCGGAATTGATGATCTTCGCCAACGCGCACTGGGGCGGCTGGCTCGCCGAGAAGCGCGTGCCGGGCATCTACCGCGCGCAGGCCAACGGCAAGACGCGCATGACGACCGCGCCCGACCCCCACCAGGGACTCGGCGTCGACCAGTACGCCTGGTCGACTTCGCCGCTCAGGCGCTACGTCGACCTCGTCAACCAGCGCCAGCTCGTCAGCCTCGTGCAGGGCACCGATCCGGTTTATCCGCCGCGGAGCGAGCAGCTGTTCGCGACGGTCCGCGACTTCGAGCTCGCCTACGACGCCTACAACGATTTCCAGCGCCGGCTCGAGCGCTACTGGATGCTGCGCTGGCTGATCCAGGAGAACGTCCACGAAGTCACAGCGAGCGTGATCCGCGAAGACCTGGTGCGCTTCGACACGCTCCCGATGGTCACCCGCGCGCCCTCCGTGATGGGCGTCGTGCCTGGGTCCCGGGTGCGGCTCGCGGTGTCGAACATCGATCTGCTCGACATCAGCTTCCACGCGGAGTATCTGGAAACCGTGGCGTCTCCGCCTGACAGCGCGGCCGGGGTCTCGTAG
- a CDS encoding putative bifunctional diguanylate cyclase/phosphodiesterase, translating to MQPPNKNTHRIAGTLLLALSIPLLIWQVAPDNQLTITQAHFLVVHSMMEIFAVIVAVLIFFTGHGAAETERSTRAMALGCAFLAVGVFDMLHFLSYLGMPDVVGPNSPHKSIVFWLLGRFAAGAGLLAYVLLPETPVPRSPLRRNAWLVALFVASSVSYALLEAPDAIPRMYDSGVGLTRLKVALEWGVFGLYLGIAALLVLRRKQITNCDFDSLILALLLMAAGELFFTVYVQVTSTANMLGHAYKVFAYYFLYRAIYAEAVSRPFRQMRHMLTHDDLTGLPNRTAFGERLGQSLAHAREAQTACAVLLLDLDHFQTVNDTLGHEQGDLLLVAVAGRIRASLPADAFLARFSGDEFVIQLENAPVERAREVGEGLLQVLSREFDIGNDRLGISVSIGIVAYPSDGESASVLMRYADLALHRAKLAGRNCIRVFSRELSEEIQRRVLLEARLKQALERRELVLHYQPKREISTGRLTGWEALLRWQSPELGSVSPDEFIPLAERSGLILPIGEWVLREACRQMRAWQDAGLAAGTMAVNLSARQFRQMDLAEEVSAVLRDTGLAPADLELEITESSLMDNLATAATVLTDLERLGIRIAVDDFGTGYSSLSYLKTFPLHCLKIDRSFIRDIPGDDNDTAIVRTIIALAGTLGLTVVAEGVETEAQLAYLRANRCDQAQGYLFSRPLPPEACLALLRAGPRRAAA from the coding sequence ATGCAGCCGCCAAATAAAAACACGCACCGGATCGCCGGCACGCTCCTGCTGGCGCTGAGCATCCCGCTGCTGATATGGCAGGTGGCGCCCGACAACCAGCTGACGATCACCCAGGCGCATTTCCTGGTCGTCCACTCGATGATGGAAATCTTCGCCGTGATCGTCGCGGTGCTGATTTTCTTCACCGGCCACGGCGCGGCGGAGACCGAGCGCTCGACCCGCGCGATGGCGCTGGGGTGCGCCTTTCTCGCCGTCGGGGTGTTCGACATGCTGCATTTCCTGTCGTACCTCGGCATGCCGGACGTGGTCGGCCCGAACTCGCCCCACAAGTCGATCGTGTTCTGGCTGCTCGGCCGTTTCGCGGCGGGCGCGGGACTGCTGGCCTACGTGCTGCTTCCGGAAACGCCGGTCCCGCGCTCGCCGCTCCGCCGCAATGCCTGGCTCGTGGCGCTCTTCGTGGCGTCGTCGGTCTCCTACGCGCTTCTGGAGGCTCCGGATGCCATTCCCCGGATGTACGATTCCGGGGTGGGGCTGACGCGCCTCAAGGTGGCCCTCGAATGGGGCGTGTTCGGGCTCTATCTGGGCATCGCCGCGCTTCTCGTCCTGCGCCGCAAGCAGATCACCAACTGCGATTTCGACAGCCTGATCCTGGCCCTGCTGCTGATGGCGGCCGGCGAGCTGTTCTTTACCGTGTACGTCCAGGTGACCAGCACCGCAAACATGCTGGGCCATGCCTACAAGGTGTTTGCCTATTATTTCCTCTACCGCGCCATCTATGCCGAGGCGGTGAGCCGGCCGTTCCGGCAGATGCGCCACATGCTCACCCATGACGACCTCACGGGGCTGCCGAACCGTACCGCATTCGGCGAGCGGCTCGGCCAGTCGCTCGCGCACGCGCGCGAGGCCCAGACCGCGTGCGCGGTCCTGCTGCTGGATCTCGACCACTTCCAGACCGTGAACGACACGCTCGGCCACGAGCAGGGCGACCTGCTGCTGGTCGCCGTCGCCGGGCGAATCCGGGCCAGCCTGCCGGCGGACGCCTTCCTGGCCCGCTTCAGCGGCGACGAGTTCGTGATCCAGCTGGAGAATGCGCCCGTCGAGCGCGCCAGGGAAGTGGGCGAGGGCTTGCTGCAGGTGCTTTCCCGCGAGTTCGACATCGGCAACGACCGGCTCGGGATCAGCGTCAGCATCGGCATCGTCGCCTATCCGTCGGATGGCGAATCGGCCAGCGTGCTCATGCGCTACGCCGATCTCGCGCTGCATCGGGCCAAGCTGGCGGGGCGGAACTGTATCCGCGTGTTCAGCCGCGAGCTCTCCGAGGAGATCCAGCGCCGCGTGCTGCTGGAAGCGCGCCTCAAGCAGGCCCTCGAACGGCGGGAACTGGTGCTGCACTACCAGCCGAAGCGCGAGATCAGCACCGGCCGGCTGACGGGCTGGGAAGCGCTGCTGCGCTGGCAGTCGCCGGAACTCGGCAGCGTCAGCCCCGATGAATTCATTCCGCTGGCCGAGCGAAGCGGCCTGATCCTGCCGATCGGCGAATGGGTGCTGCGCGAGGCCTGCCGCCAGATGCGCGCGTGGCAGGATGCGGGGCTGGCGGCCGGAACCATGGCGGTCAACCTGTCGGCGCGGCAATTCCGCCAGATGGACCTCGCCGAGGAGGTCAGCGCCGTCCTGCGCGATACGGGTCTGGCGCCGGCCGACCTCGAGCTCGAGATCACCGAGTCGTCCCTGATGGACAACCTGGCGACGGCTGCCACCGTGCTGACCGACCTCGAACGCCTGGGCATACGCATCGCAGTCGACGACTTCGGCACCGGCTATTCGTCGCTGAGCTATCTGAAGACCTTCCCCCTCCACTGCCTGAAGATCGACCGCTCGTTCATCCGCGACATCCCCGGCGACGACAACGATACCGCCATCGTGCGCACGATCATCGCACTGGCCGGAACGCTGGGCCTGACCGTGGTCGCGGAAGGGGTGGAAACCGAGGCGCAGCTCGCCTACCTGCGCGCCAACCGCTGCGACCAGGCGCAGGGCTATCTGTTCAGTCGCCCGCTGCCGCCCGAGGCGTGCCTTGCCTTGTTGCGTGCCGGCCCGCGCCGGGCGGCCGCCTGA
- the pyrR gene encoding bifunctional pyr operon transcriptional regulator/uracil phosphoribosyltransferase PyrR, whose product MPASLPDANSLIARLAEAIAPALTPETLIVGIHTGGVWVAERLHALLGCRQPLGTLDISFYRDDFSRVGLHPQVKPSSLPFDLEGRDILLVDDVLYTGRTVRAAMNELFDYGRPASIRLAVLVDRGGRELPIRPDFAGLTLDVPPHQNINLSRLDDGHLTLTLA is encoded by the coding sequence ATGCCCGCCTCACTGCCTGATGCCAACTCCCTGATCGCACGGCTCGCCGAGGCCATCGCCCCCGCACTGACGCCGGAGACGCTGATCGTCGGCATCCATACCGGCGGCGTGTGGGTGGCCGAGCGCCTGCACGCGCTGCTCGGCTGCCGGCAGCCGCTCGGCACGCTCGACATCTCGTTCTACCGCGACGACTTCTCGCGTGTCGGCCTGCATCCGCAGGTGAAGCCTTCGAGCCTGCCGTTCGACCTCGAAGGCCGCGACATCCTGCTGGTCGACGACGTGCTGTACACCGGCCGCACCGTGCGCGCGGCGATGAACGAACTGTTCGACTACGGCCGCCCGGCCTCGATCCGCCTGGCCGTCCTGGTCGACCGCGGCGGCCGCGAGCTGCCGATCCGCCCGGATTTCGCCGGCCTCACGCTCGACGTGCCGCCGCACCAGAACATCAACCTTTCCCGCCTCGACGATGGCCATCTGACCCTCACGCTTGCATGA
- a CDS encoding YqgE/AlgH family protein — MDTVNLTHNFLIAMPGMVDPNFNGTLTYICDHSEQGALGVVVNRPIELELAALFEQIGLPLPERLHHDTVYFGGPVQTERGFVLHTPPQTFSSTLTVNNAVSLTTSKDVLEAVSQGAGPEKFMVSLGYAGWAAGQLEDEIRQNAWLSVAADPQVIFDLPPEERLPAAMKLLGIDFASLSEEAGHA; from the coding sequence ATGGACACCGTGAACCTGACCCACAATTTTCTGATCGCCATGCCCGGCATGGTGGACCCCAATTTCAACGGGACGCTCACCTACATCTGCGACCACAGTGAACAGGGCGCGCTCGGCGTGGTCGTCAACCGCCCGATCGAGCTCGAGCTGGCGGCGCTGTTCGAGCAGATCGGCCTGCCGCTGCCCGAGCGCCTGCATCACGACACGGTGTATTTCGGCGGCCCGGTCCAGACCGAGCGCGGTTTCGTGCTGCACACGCCGCCGCAGACCTTCAGTTCCACCCTGACGGTCAACAACGCCGTCAGCCTCACCACGTCGAAGGACGTGCTGGAGGCGGTGAGCCAGGGCGCGGGCCCGGAAAAATTCATGGTCTCGCTGGGGTACGCCGGCTGGGCGGCCGGCCAGCTCGAGGACGAGATCCGCCAGAATGCCTGGCTGTCGGTGGCCGCCGACCCGCAGGTGATTTTCGACCTGCCCCCCGAAGAACGCCTGCCTGCGGCGATGAAGCTGCTCGGCATCGACTTCGCCAGCCTCTCCGAAGAAGCCGGACACGCTTGA
- a CDS encoding class 1 fructose-bisphosphatase, which yields MHTGTTLTQFIIEEQRRTAGATGDFTSLLNDVVTACKAISNAVNKGALLGMMGSLDSENVQGETQKKLDVITNDIMIRSNEWAGHLAGMASEEMDDVYAIPGQYPLGKYLLVFDPLDGSSNVDVNISVGTIFSILKAPVAGRAAKAEDFLQPGTKQVCAGYAIYGSSTMLVLTFGHGTNGFTLDRDVGEFVLTHPAMKIPTETKEFAINASNMRFWEKPVQRYVDECLAGKTGPRGKDFNMRWVASMVAEVHRILTRGGIFMYPKDTKDPSKAGKLRLMYEANPMAFIVEQAGGAATTGYQRILDIAPEGLHQRVPVILGSKTEVDTVTGYHHEKAA from the coding sequence ATGCACACCGGCACCACCCTTACCCAGTTCATCATTGAAGAACAGCGCCGCACCGCCGGCGCCACCGGCGACTTCACCTCGCTGCTGAACGACGTCGTCACCGCCTGCAAGGCGATCTCCAACGCCGTCAACAAGGGCGCGCTCCTCGGCATGATGGGCTCGCTCGATTCCGAGAACGTGCAGGGCGAGACCCAGAAGAAGCTCGACGTCATCACCAACGACATCATGATCCGCTCCAACGAGTGGGCCGGCCACCTCGCCGGCATGGCGTCCGAGGAAATGGACGACGTCTACGCCATCCCCGGCCAGTATCCGCTCGGCAAGTACCTGCTGGTGTTCGATCCGCTCGATGGCTCGTCGAACGTCGACGTCAACATCTCGGTCGGCACCATCTTCTCGATCCTCAAGGCCCCGGTCGCCGGCCGCGCCGCCAAGGCCGAGGACTTCCTGCAGCCCGGCACCAAGCAGGTGTGCGCCGGTTACGCGATCTACGGCTCGTCGACCATGCTGGTGCTGACCTTCGGCCACGGCACCAACGGCTTCACGCTCGACCGCGACGTCGGCGAGTTCGTGCTGACCCACCCCGCCATGAAAATCCCGACCGAGACCAAGGAGTTCGCGATCAACGCGTCCAACATGCGTTTCTGGGAAAAGCCCGTGCAGCGCTACGTCGACGAGTGCCTCGCCGGCAAGACCGGCCCGCGCGGCAAGGACTTCAACATGCGCTGGGTCGCCTCGATGGTCGCCGAAGTGCACCGCATCCTCACCCGCGGCGGCATTTTCATGTACCCCAAGGACACCAAGGACCCGTCCAAGGCCGGCAAGCTGCGCCTGATGTACGAGGCCAACCCGATGGCCTTCATCGTCGAACAGGCCGGCGGCGCCGCCACCACCGGCTACCAGCGCATCCTCGACATCGCGCCGGAAGGCCTGCACCAGCGCGTGCCGGTGATCCTCGGCTCCAAGACCGAGGTCGACACCGTGACGGGTTATCACCACGAGAAGGCTGCGTAA
- a CDS encoding aspartate carbamoyltransferase catalytic subunit — protein MNLQLTDDGRLRHLLTLDGLPRAIITQILDTAESFMDVGEREVKKVPLLRGKSIFNLFFEPSTRTRTTFEIAAKRLSADVVNLNIATSSQTKGEAILDTVDNLAAMHADMFVVRHSQSGAAHFIARHVAPHISVVNAGDGRHAHPTQGLLDMFTIRRYKGAFHNLTVAIVGDVLHSRVARSQIHALTTLGVPEVRVIGPKTLLPTGVEQMGVKVFHDMEAGLAGCDVVIMLRLQNERMRGALLPSAQEYFKFFGLTLEKLALAKPDAIVMHPGPMNRGVEIASEVADGPQSVILPQVTYGIAVRMAVMAMLAGGTA, from the coding sequence ATGAACCTACAACTCACCGATGACGGCAGGCTGCGGCACCTGCTGACGCTGGACGGACTGCCGCGCGCCATCATCACGCAGATCCTCGACACCGCCGAATCCTTCATGGACGTCGGCGAGCGCGAGGTCAAGAAGGTCCCGCTCCTGCGCGGCAAGAGCATCTTCAACCTGTTCTTCGAACCGTCGACGCGGACCCGCACCACCTTCGAGATCGCCGCCAAGCGCCTCTCGGCCGACGTCGTCAACCTCAACATCGCCACCTCCAGCCAGACCAAGGGCGAGGCGATCCTCGACACCGTCGACAACCTCGCGGCGATGCACGCCGACATGTTCGTCGTGCGCCACTCGCAGTCGGGCGCGGCGCACTTCATCGCGCGCCACGTCGCCCCGCACATCTCGGTCGTCAATGCCGGCGACGGCCGCCACGCGCATCCGACCCAGGGCCTGCTCGACATGTTCACCATCCGCCGCTACAAGGGTGCGTTCCACAACCTCACCGTGGCGATCGTCGGCGACGTGCTGCATTCGCGCGTCGCGCGTTCGCAGATCCACGCGCTTACCACGCTCGGCGTGCCCGAGGTGCGCGTGATCGGGCCGAAGACGCTGCTCCCCACCGGGGTCGAGCAGATGGGCGTGAAGGTCTTCCACGACATGGAAGCCGGGCTGGCCGGCTGCGACGTCGTCATCATGCTGCGCCTGCAGAACGAGCGCATGCGCGGCGCCCTGCTCCCCAGCGCGCAGGAATACTTCAAGTTCTTCGGCCTCACGCTGGAGAAGCTCGCGCTCGCCAAGCCGGATGCGATCGTGATGCACCCCGGGCCGATGAACCGCGGCGTCGAGATCGCGTCCGAGGTCGCCGACGGGCCGCAGTCGGTCATCCTGCCGCAGGTGACCTACGGCATCGCCGTGCGCATGGCGGTGATGGCGATGCTGGCGGGAGGAACGGCATGA
- a CDS encoding energy transducer TonB — translation MVAVTPPSLAAPSKQGTRMALALLASAAVHGMVLSTQFVHVNPQLFVDPNLPMEVVLVNAKSAESPLNPDALAQVNLAGGGNTDEDRRLKSPLPASARSQTGSEEAALNAKVSALERQARTLMSELKADAQLPSPVPSKPQTPPQPTVDASDLTEQAREMAQLQARISQQWDEYQKRPKRAFVGANVREYAFARYVEDWVTKVERVGNLNYPEAARRQGIYGSLKLTVSIYADGRIESVEVDRSSGSKILDTAAAKIVELAAPFAPFPDEMRKKADILSITRTWTFTRSDQLVGTD, via the coding sequence ATGGTAGCCGTCACGCCCCCCTCTCTCGCCGCCCCGTCGAAGCAAGGCACCCGCATGGCGCTGGCCCTGCTGGCGTCCGCCGCCGTGCACGGCATGGTGCTGTCGACCCAGTTCGTGCACGTCAACCCGCAGCTGTTCGTCGACCCCAATCTGCCGATGGAAGTCGTGCTGGTGAACGCGAAGAGCGCCGAGTCGCCGCTCAATCCCGACGCACTTGCGCAGGTGAACCTCGCGGGCGGCGGCAACACCGACGAGGATCGCCGGCTGAAGAGCCCCCTGCCCGCCAGCGCCCGCAGCCAGACGGGCAGCGAGGAGGCCGCCCTGAACGCGAAGGTGTCCGCGCTCGAGCGGCAGGCCAGGACGCTGATGAGCGAACTGAAGGCGGACGCACAGCTGCCGAGCCCGGTGCCGTCGAAGCCCCAGACGCCTCCCCAGCCGACGGTCGATGCCAGCGACCTCACCGAGCAGGCGCGCGAGATGGCGCAGCTGCAGGCGCGCATCTCGCAGCAGTGGGACGAATACCAGAAGCGTCCGAAGCGGGCGTTCGTCGGGGCCAACGTGCGTGAATACGCCTTCGCGCGCTATGTGGAGGACTGGGTCACCAAGGTCGAGCGCGTCGGCAACCTCAACTATCCCGAGGCGGCCCGGCGCCAAGGCATCTACGGCAGCCTCAAGCTGACGGTATCGATCTACGCCGACGGCCGCATCGAAAGCGTCGAGGTCGACCGCTCCTCCGGCTCCAAGATCCTCGATACCGCCGCCGCCAAGATCGTCGAACTCGCGGCGCCGTTCGCGCCCTTCCCGGACGAAATGCGCAAGAAGGCCGACATCCTGTCGATCACCCGCACCTGGACCTTCACCCGTTCCGACCAGCTGGTCGGCACTGACTGA
- the ruvX gene encoding Holliday junction resolvase RuvX — protein MSYAETHGTVLGFDLGLKRTGVASGELSLGIAHPLTVVQADSTDARLAAIARLVDEWKPVLLVLGLPTHADGTEHEMTRVAKNFARKLESRFNLPVFLVDERHTSTEAESELHARGIHGRKNKALADAVAAQLILQGFFDARLTA, from the coding sequence TTGAGCTATGCGGAAACCCACGGCACGGTGCTGGGCTTCGACCTGGGGCTCAAGCGCACCGGCGTCGCCTCCGGCGAGCTGTCGCTCGGCATCGCGCATCCGCTGACGGTCGTCCAGGCGGACTCGACCGATGCGCGGCTGGCGGCGATCGCCCGGCTGGTCGACGAGTGGAAGCCGGTCCTGCTGGTGCTCGGGCTGCCGACCCACGCCGATGGCACCGAGCACGAGATGACGCGGGTGGCCAAGAACTTCGCCCGCAAATTGGAATCGCGCTTCAATCTTCCGGTGTTCCTGGTCGACGAACGCCACACGAGCACGGAAGCCGAATCTGAACTGCACGCGCGCGGCATCCACGGCCGGAAGAACAAGGCGCTGGCGGATGCCGTCGCCGCCCAACTGATACTGCAAGGTTTCTTCGATGCCCGCCTCACTGCCTGA
- a CDS encoding cryptochrome/photolyase family protein codes for MPEYVRTLVWFRRDLRDNDHAALYHALRQSREVACAFVFDRDILDGLLDRADRRVEFIHDGVAELQRTLEARGGGLIVRHGRARDEIVRLATELEVEAVFFNHDDDPAARARDAAVEGALHARGIAVRHYKDAVIFEREEVLTVSRTPFSVFTPYKNAWLKALTPAHLAPYPAGRHVGRLLPRSTPVPSLHALGFRPTNLHDLKLPTGMAGGARLFEDFLARIDRYHEARDFPAQKGPSYLSAHLRFGTVSVRQLAAAAWQRGGRGAQTWLSELIWRDFYHQILWHRPDVAAGHAFKARFDALPWPNPPGHFEAWCAARTGYPLVDAAMRQLEQTGYMHNRLRMIAASFLVKDLLVDWRLGEKWFADKLIDFDLAANSGGWQWAASVGCDAQPWFRIFNPVAQSERFDPDGHFIRRYLPELARVPAPAIHAPWTMSAALQQQTGCRIGRDYPEPLVEHAAQRVRALALFKQIQAVP; via the coding sequence ATGCCTGAATACGTCCGCACCCTGGTCTGGTTCCGGCGCGACCTGCGCGACAACGACCATGCCGCGCTCTACCATGCCTTGCGGCAGTCGCGGGAAGTCGCTTGCGCGTTCGTGTTCGACCGCGACATCCTCGACGGGCTTCTGGATCGCGCCGACCGCCGGGTCGAATTCATCCACGACGGCGTGGCGGAGCTGCAGCGGACGCTGGAAGCGCGCGGCGGCGGGCTCATCGTCCGTCACGGTCGCGCGCGCGACGAAATCGTCCGGCTGGCGACCGAACTCGAGGTCGAGGCGGTGTTCTTCAACCACGACGACGACCCGGCCGCACGGGCGCGCGACGCCGCCGTCGAGGGCGCCCTGCATGCCCGCGGCATCGCCGTCCGTCACTACAAGGACGCCGTGATCTTCGAGCGTGAGGAAGTGCTTACTGTTTCCAGGACGCCTTTCAGCGTCTTCACGCCATACAAGAATGCCTGGCTGAAGGCGCTGACGCCGGCGCATCTAGCCCCGTACCCGGCGGGGCGTCATGTCGGCCGGCTGTTGCCGCGTTCGACGCCGGTGCCGAGCCTGCACGCCCTCGGATTCCGGCCGACCAACCTGCACGATCTGAAGCTGCCGACCGGCATGGCCGGCGGCGCGCGCCTGTTCGAGGATTTCCTGGCGCGCATCGACCGCTATCACGAAGCGCGCGATTTTCCCGCGCAAAAAGGACCCTCCTACCTCTCGGCGCACCTGCGCTTCGGCACCGTGTCGGTCCGGCAGCTCGCCGCCGCGGCCTGGCAGCGGGGCGGGCGCGGCGCGCAGACCTGGCTTTCCGAGCTGATCTGGCGCGACTTCTATCACCAGATCCTGTGGCACCGGCCCGACGTCGCGGCTGGGCATGCCTTCAAGGCCCGCTTCGATGCGCTGCCGTGGCCGAATCCGCCGGGCCACTTCGAGGCCTGGTGCGCGGCGCGCACCGGCTATCCGCTGGTCGACGCGGCGATGCGGCAGCTCGAGCAGACCGGCTACATGCACAACCGCCTGCGCATGATCGCCGCCTCCTTCCTGGTCAAGGACCTGCTGGTCGACTGGCGGCTGGGCGAGAAGTGGTTCGCCGACAAGCTGATCGACTTCGATCTCGCGGCAAACAGCGGCGGCTGGCAGTGGGCTGCGTCGGTCGGCTGCGACGCCCAGCCGTGGTTCCGCATCTTCAACCCGGTTGCGCAGTCCGAGCGATTCGACCCCGACGGGCACTTCATCCGGCGCTATCTGCCCGAGCTGGCCCGCGTGCCCGCTCCCGCCATCCACGCGCCGTGGACGATGTCCGCTGCCTTGCAGCAGCAGACCGGCTGCCGGATCGGCCGCGACTACCCGGAGCCGCTCGTCGAGCATGCCGCGCAGCGCGTGCGGGCGCTGGCCTTGTTCAAGCAAATCCAGGCTGTGCCGTAA